One genomic segment of Longimicrobium sp. includes these proteins:
- a CDS encoding MlaD family protein: MSVARTPRREVQVGIFVLVGILSVLFALFLLTDPGTFRGRYYVSTLVETAGGIRKGDPVQLRGVNVGRIRSFEIQDNGVRVRMELEGEYPVPSDSRVYLSSNGLLGGVVATILPGRSPQKLADGGILPSTDASGAGASDIMATATAVGTRADTVLGRAQALLSQQTIGAVQTSAVELQAMLAELSALATEQRRELQGVSGSLRRSAAGVEGAATRPELARAIARTDSISLRMDAAARSFNAAGESMASIAGRIDRGEGTLGKLSRDESLYNNLNAAAQNINTTATRYGTLAEDIQANPKKYINLRVF; encoded by the coding sequence GTGAGCGTCGCACGCACTCCCCGCCGCGAAGTGCAGGTTGGCATCTTCGTGCTGGTGGGCATCCTTTCCGTGCTCTTCGCCCTCTTCCTGCTCACCGACCCGGGCACCTTCCGCGGCCGGTACTACGTCTCCACGCTGGTGGAGACGGCGGGCGGGATCCGAAAGGGCGACCCGGTGCAGCTCCGGGGCGTGAACGTCGGGCGCATCCGCTCCTTCGAGATTCAGGACAACGGCGTCCGGGTGCGGATGGAGCTGGAGGGCGAGTACCCCGTGCCGTCCGACTCGCGCGTGTACCTGAGCAGCAACGGGCTGCTGGGCGGCGTCGTCGCCACCATCCTCCCGGGCCGCTCGCCGCAGAAGCTGGCCGACGGCGGCATCCTGCCCTCCACCGACGCGTCCGGCGCCGGCGCCAGCGACATCATGGCGACCGCGACCGCCGTCGGCACGCGGGCGGACACCGTCCTGGGCCGGGCGCAGGCCCTTCTGAGCCAGCAGACGATCGGCGCGGTGCAGACGAGCGCCGTCGAGCTGCAGGCGATGCTGGCGGAGCTCAGCGCGCTTGCCACCGAGCAGCGCCGGGAGCTGCAGGGCGTCTCCGGCTCGCTGCGCCGCTCGGCGGCCGGCGTCGAGGGCGCCGCCACGCGCCCCGAGCTGGCGCGCGCCATCGCCCGCACCGACTCCATCTCGCTGCGGATGGACGCGGCGGCCCGCTCGTTCAACGCCGCGGGCGAGTCGATGGCGAGCATCGCCGGCCGCATTGACCGCGGCGAGGGGACGCTGGGGAAGCTGAGCCGCGACGAGTCGCTCTACAACAACCTCAACGCCGCCGCGCAGAACATCAACACCACCGCCACGCGCTACGGCACCCTGGCGGAGGACATCCAGGCGAACCCGAAGAAGTACATCAACCTGCGGGTGTTTTAA